In Nonomuraea sp. NBC_00507, the following are encoded in one genomic region:
- the tuf gene encoding elongation factor Tu, translating into MAKQAYVRNKPHLNIGTMGHVDHGKTTLTAAITKVLAQRGQATYTPFERIDRTPEEAQRGITINISHVEYETATRHYAHVDMPGHADYVKNMITGAAQLDGAILVVSAQDGIMPQTREHVLLAKRVGVEHLVVAVNKADGADPELTDLVELELQELLAEHGYDGVPMVRVSGLRALEGDPVWTASVEALLQAVDEHIPVPVRYVDAPFLMPIENVLTVTGRGTVVTGAIERGTVRVGDTVEAVGFGDGFSAVVTGVETFGKTMEQGEAGDNAAVLLRGVRREQVRRGMVLAQPGSQRARTSFTARVYLLTPEEGGRRRAIASGYRPQFYLRTTDVPGELKLDEAARPGDTVEVEVALGKPVAVEPGLGFAIREGGLTVGAGTILTVPSSG; encoded by the coding sequence ATGGCCAAGCAGGCCTACGTACGGAACAAGCCGCATCTCAACATCGGCACGATGGGCCACGTCGACCACGGCAAGACCACGCTGACCGCGGCGATCACGAAGGTGCTGGCGCAGCGGGGGCAGGCGACGTACACGCCGTTCGAGCGGATCGACCGCACGCCGGAGGAGGCGCAGCGGGGCATCACGATCAACATCTCGCACGTCGAGTACGAGACCGCCACCAGGCACTACGCCCACGTCGACATGCCGGGCCACGCCGACTACGTGAAGAACATGATCACGGGGGCGGCGCAGCTCGACGGTGCGATCCTCGTCGTGTCCGCGCAGGACGGGATCATGCCGCAGACCAGGGAGCACGTGTTGCTGGCCAAGCGGGTCGGCGTGGAGCACCTGGTCGTGGCCGTCAACAAGGCCGACGGCGCCGACCCGGAGCTGACCGACCTGGTGGAGCTGGAGCTGCAGGAGCTGCTGGCGGAGCACGGCTACGACGGCGTCCCGATGGTGCGGGTGTCCGGGCTGCGGGCGCTGGAGGGCGACCCGGTCTGGACCGCGTCGGTGGAGGCGCTGCTCCAGGCGGTGGACGAGCACATTCCCGTGCCGGTGCGGTACGTGGACGCGCCGTTCCTCATGCCGATCGAGAACGTGCTGACGGTCACCGGCCGTGGCACGGTCGTCACCGGCGCCATCGAGCGCGGCACGGTCCGCGTCGGCGACACGGTGGAGGCGGTCGGGTTCGGTGACGGGTTCAGCGCCGTCGTGACGGGCGTGGAGACGTTCGGCAAGACGATGGAGCAGGGCGAGGCCGGCGACAACGCCGCCGTGCTGCTGCGCGGGGTGCGCCGCGAGCAGGTGCGGCGGGGCATGGTGCTGGCCCAGCCGGGCAGCCAGCGGGCCCGCACGTCGTTCACCGCCCGCGTCTACCTCCTGACCCCGGAGGAGGGCGGGCGGCGCAGGGCGATCGCGTCCGGTTACCGGCCGCAGTTCTACCTGCGGACGACGGACGTGCCCGGGGAGCTCAAGCTCGACGAGGCCGCCCGGCCGGGTGACACGGTCGAGGTGGAGGTCGCGCTGGGCAAGCCGGTCGCCGTCGAGCCGGGGCTCGGCTTCGCGATTCGCGAGGGCGGGCTGACGGTGGGCGCGGGCACGATTCTCACCGTGCCGTCGTCCGGTTGA